One genomic segment of Burkholderia pyrrocinia includes these proteins:
- a CDS encoding DNA adenine methylase: MAQPIIPWMGGKRRLADVLIPRFPPHACYVEVFAGSAALFFMRPPADVEVLNDLSGDIVNLYRVVQHHLEEFVRQFKWALSSRQVFRWLRETRPETLTDIQRAARFYYLQQNCFGGLVTGQTFGTATTQPPGLNLLRIEETLSAAHLRLSGTYIENLDWQVCVERYDRPHTFQYLDPPYWQTEGYGVPFGFEQYEAMAELLRRLKGKAIVSLNDHPDIRRVFEGFEFEVAPITYTVNGAQPAKRSELIIYSWDRSVDPVGLF, translated from the coding sequence ATGGCACAACCGATCATCCCGTGGATGGGAGGCAAGCGACGCCTGGCCGATGTCCTGATTCCACGTTTTCCACCGCACGCGTGCTATGTCGAGGTATTCGCGGGCAGCGCGGCGCTATTTTTTATGCGCCCGCCGGCGGACGTCGAAGTGCTGAACGACCTGAGCGGCGACATCGTGAATTTGTATCGCGTCGTCCAGCATCATCTCGAAGAGTTCGTCCGGCAATTCAAGTGGGCGTTGAGTAGCCGGCAGGTATTCAGGTGGTTGCGGGAGACGCGACCAGAGACGCTTACTGACATTCAGCGCGCTGCACGGTTCTACTATCTGCAGCAAAACTGCTTCGGTGGTCTTGTCACTGGGCAGACGTTTGGCACGGCGACGACGCAGCCGCCGGGGCTCAACCTATTGCGCATCGAAGAGACGTTGTCGGCTGCGCACTTGCGCCTGTCGGGTACCTATATCGAAAATCTCGACTGGCAGGTTTGCGTCGAGCGGTACGATCGGCCGCACACGTTCCAGTACCTTGATCCACCTTACTGGCAAACGGAAGGCTACGGCGTGCCGTTTGGTTTCGAGCAATACGAAGCAATGGCCGAGTTGCTGCGCCGGCTGAAAGGGAAGGCGATTGTGAGTTTGAACGATCACCCGGACATTCGACGCGTGTTTGAGGGATTCGAGTTCGAGGTCGCACCGATCACGTATACGGTGAACGGTGCGCAGCCAGCGAAGCGGTCAGAGCTGATCATCTACAGTTGGGACCGTTCGGTGGACCCGGTTGGCCTGTTTTGA
- a CDS encoding filamentous hemagglutinin N-terminal domain-containing protein: MMRNKKAQRVGRMRIAQHELACESACTDYRFAGPACAEVARPAWMRGVAAVMAVVMYFAPAVFLADEVAHAAPIVDPRAPIPFQPTITQTSSGVAAVNIATPNSNGVSVNQYQSFGIDSSGLVLNNSTVAGTPLLGGALGANPNLNGRSASLIINQVTSSGPATRLYGPLEVFGAPASVVIASPNGVSVSGLSVTNVTNLTLTTGTPQFLTGVGGTATDFAHAGAVAYDVRSGNISISGPAGNDGTPGAGVEGTVGNLDLIGQSVTVNAPLRADQRVNIVTGNQLVTPTSSNATGITYGTAANGTTNTVAAIGKNVAVDANQYGSVTSGTVYIVSTAAGMGVNTQGPLSATAGNVVVNSNGDIAVGQTFANQNVTLASAGNTTISGTGLANQNYTVNANGDISAPGAVSAGQNVTMTAGGNLNAASVAANGAANLTAGQSMTIGSLSAHDIALQTTNGDLTVGGLSAPGTVSAKAGRDLTVNGAVQGGSTVALAGARNATVNGQVSGVGDTTIAAQTGSATVSGNAQSNGALSVTAGQNAAVGGTVQAQGPVTIVAQGGSITGQGNVASSQGAVNLNAGQAIALNGAVQSGSTINATAGTNASFGGTVSAPGAVTIQAGQDTTLGGNVTSGAALNVTSGGNTSVQGTAASVGDMTLAANGGSLTTTGNVVSLGTLNASGSQGVSLGGLVYSGSNASIGSSAGSVAIAGAVSTPGAVNINAGQDATVAGTIQSGQTTTIAAARDANLNGGLAVSNTGNASVTAGRDINGTGAISVANDTTLNAGNNVAISGAIQTGNNLSAAAGQNLSVGATTAVGSSTLTATNGSATLAGDSLSGGTTTITAGTDVNAQGSLKSIGDLNANAKTGNLTAAGPVSTAGNASLAAGQNLTLNGQTTASKNASLTATNITTQGVAVGGNLTATATNNLDTSAGQLNQPFSATAPALSVGGNATMSGANVTTANAVVGGTTQITGTQSLTTGGTAAFKGDATLAGGTVNNVGTQMAAGNLNVSGSTVSNSGSLSSLQTANVTATNLNNSGTIYGPTANFNVSGTTTNSGGLLATNALNLTTGSLSNANGLIFSGDVNNPTTAIGNTTVTVTGGNGSFDNTNGRILAQNVATLNLPNQMLDPSAASYGTVNGGNGLNLSAQSVNNSGTWTLPGTAVTVSATNGINNAGTINQGTGSLTLNGAVGNTGTVNGNDLTINGSFANQASGTVTANNVFTLNGSGANAGTVQAANTLAIVGTSYDNSGGTTKAGNSNSPAGSGNATINLSGDLGNSGGTLTATNDLSITANNVNNSAASSSTTTTTTTTVTNPALTMALLVGTEPIEADRWYHAGQQCCISASWAYNASLADLLSPDGLASTNTVLANMPSGTYWVGQSSFTTSPPVATSGTVTFVQVPTITGYNNNSGSPQMANLWFVETPDNAGLAIARKTVTLPTVTETTTTVGAVTTTPSVIAAGHDLSLAANTLNNQGGSVSAGHDANLSVQTLNNGGSSYTSTVTDTVDAASINAMLSQLPATVSIWSAYNGPNPITTCLNVNASCISRPQIQLAQQGAVTPTTTSQTVTVQGSTGQIVAGNNVNLSGGNLTNAGTITAANDVAVHAASFTNQGANVGSKTVTAGCAPGYSGCTSTGTTNPNSETYSYQQTNSNVTAGHDIVIAANQVSNTYGNLVAKHDVVIGGAGTTAAATTQASSVTNTSAAIEAGNNVQINAANVTNTIAAPATIHQNYGTGSPYSGCGQNCEAYIEVQSAKPATITANNNLSITAGVFSNTGSLVTALNNATINASSSASSDNQYLHAYWTGNPAGIRTWGCQGSAVTCQNLYGGAFSLGDAQAAPGLPSNVGMSDFVPATIQAGNSLAVNSPTLTNTGNVIGQSIALTGSQLVNGITNPNVFTPPPVVSGQVISLGPVSAPSGVATTVNGFDQVVDASGQPTSVTGTAGLPPNTPIGARTVGTPVAPTVTQANAPLSATVKTISGQTTTITYLTNNPAAQVVDTVSSASLIANLPANLQPANVPFYYDPYTENQQIELAALQATGKSSFYSTTSATDSTSQASIANQDKAALYGAALEYAKDHDIALGTKLSDAQLAMVDHPMLWYVEQSVPEPGCSTTGGATCPTVQALMPEVLLPKNYAVVNADGEITGTNVTLNYANSILNTGTVTAQNLTVNTNSLTNEQRSTNIGTIYQTGQDGVLLQTTGTVAQQGGFMSAANYQLNADSIAQIGGALQQVNADGSVNQAATQQMLSNLKAKLGGNFTQQSVSDNLHTDVVDGDAWYDQVFMTAVITGLSIMSGIAASAAIGAMASATAGTTFAAAVPATTSTIAIGTTTVTTTTAAAVGAGTANLALSAGFAGMMNSTMSQLNSGGSFSVGQMLETGGVAALTAGLTNGITFDNGAPGWSWNASQNSLASLAGVQSVGNTLVPQAGAATGSLPTAVAAIAGESVLQATVQTAIQGGSFLTNLRNSAVADVSAAAAYSIGNAASIPGSPIEVGTPGYWLAHAALGCAAGAATGQGCGGGAIGGATSALVSPFLVDQAGGASNLTDGERAAITTIAMISGGSVAGLLGQNVQGAMTAAQNEALNNSEQEHTSEAQREQDALRKQQSKEKAQLGEGSIVDRGDGVSVLSPNPMAFGGAKNSGTAGAGSAQNIATAGQLAKQLQLESANSPFTVSGTLTQAAIDSSSQIFPPGSMGNPAIPVGVGKYTTSTYQSPAGDFQVHFYMNPTTGQVYYGLDYKAIFNKMSGVPKKP; this comes from the coding sequence ATTATGCGTAACAAGAAAGCGCAGCGTGTCGGACGCATGCGCATCGCACAGCACGAATTGGCGTGCGAGTCGGCGTGTACGGATTATCGATTTGCCGGGCCCGCATGTGCCGAGGTCGCGCGTCCCGCATGGATGCGAGGCGTCGCCGCTGTGATGGCGGTCGTGATGTACTTCGCGCCGGCGGTGTTTCTGGCCGATGAAGTGGCGCACGCCGCACCGATTGTCGATCCGCGCGCGCCGATTCCGTTTCAGCCGACGATCACGCAGACGAGTTCGGGCGTAGCTGCGGTGAACATCGCAACGCCGAATTCGAACGGCGTCAGCGTGAATCAATACCAATCGTTCGGGATTGATTCGTCAGGTTTAGTACTCAATAACAGCACTGTCGCGGGAACCCCTTTGCTGGGCGGGGCGCTGGGCGCGAACCCGAATTTGAACGGTCGCTCCGCCTCGCTGATTATCAACCAGGTAACGTCGTCGGGGCCGGCAACGCGCCTCTATGGGCCGCTTGAGGTTTTCGGGGCGCCGGCCTCTGTCGTGATCGCATCGCCGAATGGTGTTTCGGTCTCAGGGTTGAGCGTTACCAATGTCACGAATCTGACGCTGACCACCGGCACACCGCAGTTTCTCACCGGTGTTGGCGGCACAGCAACGGATTTTGCGCATGCGGGCGCCGTGGCGTACGACGTTCGCTCGGGCAATATTTCGATCAGCGGGCCGGCCGGTAACGACGGCACGCCGGGTGCCGGGGTGGAGGGCACTGTCGGGAATTTGGATCTCATCGGCCAAAGTGTCACCGTCAACGCACCGCTGCGCGCGGATCAGCGCGTAAACATCGTCACGGGCAATCAACTCGTGACACCGACGTCGTCGAACGCGACCGGCATCACGTACGGAACGGCCGCGAACGGCACGACCAACACGGTCGCGGCGATTGGCAAGAACGTCGCGGTCGACGCGAACCAGTATGGTTCGGTCACGTCGGGCACCGTCTATATCGTGTCCACGGCGGCGGGTATGGGAGTCAATACCCAAGGTCCACTGTCGGCAACGGCCGGCAACGTGGTCGTCAACTCGAACGGTGACATCGCGGTCGGACAGACGTTTGCCAATCAGAACGTCACATTGGCCAGTGCGGGCAACACAACGATCAGCGGCACGGGTCTCGCGAACCAGAACTACACGGTCAATGCGAACGGCGACATCAGTGCGCCGGGTGCGGTGTCGGCCGGGCAGAACGTCACGATGACGGCGGGCGGCAATCTGAATGCCGCGTCCGTTGCCGCGAACGGTGCGGCCAACCTCACGGCCGGCCAGTCGATGACGATCGGTTCGTTGTCGGCGCATGACATCGCGCTGCAGACGACCAACGGTGATCTCACGGTCGGCGGCTTGAGTGCGCCCGGCACGGTGTCGGCGAAAGCGGGGCGGGATCTGACGGTCAACGGCGCGGTGCAGGGCGGTAGCACGGTCGCGCTCGCGGGCGCGCGCAACGCGACCGTCAACGGGCAGGTGTCGGGCGTCGGCGATACGACGATCGCCGCGCAAACCGGCTCGGCGACGGTGAGCGGCAATGCGCAATCGAACGGTGCGTTGTCGGTGACGGCGGGGCAGAACGCTGCGGTCGGTGGCACGGTGCAGGCGCAGGGGCCGGTGACGATCGTCGCACAAGGCGGCTCGATCACGGGGCAAGGCAACGTCGCGTCGTCGCAAGGCGCGGTGAATCTGAATGCGGGACAGGCCATTGCGTTGAATGGCGCCGTGCAGAGCGGCAGCACGATCAACGCGACCGCCGGCACGAACGCAAGCTTCGGTGGAACGGTTTCCGCGCCGGGCGCGGTGACGATTCAGGCGGGGCAGGACACGACGCTCGGCGGAAACGTCACGAGCGGCGCAGCCCTGAATGTGACCTCCGGCGGCAACACCAGCGTGCAGGGAACGGCCGCGTCGGTCGGCGACATGACGCTCGCGGCCAACGGCGGCTCGTTGACGACGACCGGCAACGTGGTGTCGCTCGGCACATTGAACGCGAGCGGATCGCAGGGCGTGAGCCTGGGCGGTCTCGTCTACAGCGGCAGTAACGCATCGATCGGATCGAGCGCGGGTAGCGTCGCGATCGCGGGTGCTGTGTCGACGCCGGGCGCGGTCAATATCAATGCCGGGCAGGACGCGACGGTCGCCGGGACGATCCAGAGCGGCCAGACCACGACGATTGCAGCCGCGCGCGATGCGAACCTGAATGGGGGCCTCGCAGTCAGCAACACGGGCAACGCGAGCGTGACGGCGGGCCGCGACATCAACGGCACGGGTGCGATCAGCGTCGCGAACGATACGACGCTCAATGCCGGTAACAACGTCGCCATCTCAGGCGCGATCCAGACTGGCAACAATCTGAGTGCAGCCGCTGGCCAGAACCTGTCGGTCGGCGCGACGACGGCCGTGGGCAGCAGCACGCTGACGGCGACCAACGGTAGTGCGACGCTCGCAGGCGATTCACTGTCGGGCGGGACAACGACGATCACGGCCGGTACGGACGTGAATGCACAAGGCAGCCTGAAGAGCATCGGCGATCTGAACGCCAATGCGAAGACAGGGAACCTTACGGCAGCCGGTCCAGTTTCGACGGCGGGCAATGCGAGCCTGGCCGCCGGCCAGAATCTGACGCTCAACGGCCAGACGACCGCGTCGAAAAATGCGAGCCTCACGGCGACGAACATCACGACGCAGGGCGTGGCGGTGGGTGGCAATCTGACCGCAACTGCGACGAATAATCTCGATACGTCGGCAGGCCAGCTCAATCAGCCCTTCAGCGCCACCGCGCCGGCCTTGTCGGTCGGCGGCAATGCGACCATGTCGGGTGCGAACGTGACGACCGCGAATGCAGTGGTCGGCGGCACGACGCAGATCACCGGGACGCAAAGCCTGACGACGGGTGGCACGGCGGCCTTCAAGGGCGACGCGACGCTCGCCGGCGGCACGGTCAATAACGTCGGGACGCAGATGGCGGCCGGCAACCTGAACGTGTCCGGCTCGACCGTCTCGAATTCGGGCAGCTTGTCGTCGCTGCAGACCGCGAACGTCACCGCGACGAACCTCAATAACTCGGGAACGATCTACGGGCCGACTGCGAATTTCAACGTGTCGGGTACGACGACCAACTCGGGCGGCTTGCTCGCGACGAACGCACTGAACCTGACGACCGGCAGCCTGAGCAATGCGAACGGGCTCATTTTCTCGGGCGACGTCAACAACCCGACTACGGCGATCGGCAATACGACCGTGACGGTCACCGGCGGCAATGGTTCGTTCGACAATACCAACGGCCGGATACTCGCGCAGAACGTGGCGACGTTGAATTTGCCGAACCAGATGCTCGACCCTTCGGCAGCCAGTTACGGGACCGTCAACGGCGGCAACGGCCTGAATCTGTCCGCGCAGTCGGTGAACAATTCCGGGACGTGGACGCTGCCGGGGACGGCGGTTACAGTCTCGGCGACCAATGGTATCAACAACGCAGGCACGATCAATCAGGGCACGGGCTCGCTGACGCTGAATGGCGCGGTCGGCAATACCGGAACCGTCAACGGCAACGACCTGACGATCAACGGCTCGTTCGCGAACCAGGCGAGCGGTACGGTCACGGCCAATAACGTCTTCACGCTGAATGGCTCGGGCGCCAACGCCGGTACCGTACAAGCCGCCAATACGCTGGCGATTGTCGGGACGAGCTACGACAACTCGGGCGGCACGACCAAGGCTGGGAACAGCAACAGCCCGGCGGGTAGCGGCAACGCGACGATCAACCTGAGCGGTGATCTCGGCAATTCCGGTGGCACGCTGACGGCGACGAACGACCTGTCGATCACGGCAAACAATGTCAACAACTCGGCCGCGTCGAGTTCGACCACCACTACGACCACGACGACGGTGACGAATCCTGCGCTGACGATGGCGTTGCTCGTTGGGACAGAGCCGATTGAGGCCGATCGCTGGTACCACGCCGGTCAGCAATGTTGCATCTCGGCATCGTGGGCGTATAACGCGTCACTTGCGGACCTGTTGTCGCCGGACGGTTTGGCTAGCACCAATACGGTTTTGGCGAACATGCCATCGGGGACGTATTGGGTCGGTCAGTCGAGTTTCACGACGAGTCCCCCGGTTGCGACCTCCGGGACGGTGACCTTTGTACAGGTGCCGACGATCACCGGCTACAACAACAATTCAGGTTCACCGCAGATGGCGAACCTGTGGTTTGTCGAGACGCCCGACAACGCGGGCTTGGCCATCGCCAGGAAGACTGTCACGCTGCCGACCGTCACCGAGACCACCACGACGGTTGGCGCAGTCACGACAACCCCGTCGGTCATCGCGGCCGGTCACGATCTGAGTCTGGCGGCCAACACGTTGAACAATCAGGGCGGATCGGTGAGTGCCGGTCACGATGCCAATCTCAGTGTCCAGACGCTGAACAACGGCGGCTCGTCCTATACATCGACCGTGACCGATACGGTCGACGCCGCATCGATCAACGCGATGCTGTCGCAACTCCCTGCGACCGTTTCGATCTGGAGCGCCTACAACGGACCGAACCCGATTACCACTTGCCTGAACGTCAATGCATCCTGTATCAGTCGACCTCAAATTCAGCTTGCGCAGCAAGGGGCGGTGACGCCGACCACGACGTCGCAAACGGTCACGGTGCAAGGTTCGACGGGGCAGATCGTTGCCGGCAATAACGTGAATCTGTCGGGCGGCAACCTGACCAACGCTGGCACGATCACGGCCGCCAATGACGTCGCGGTGCATGCGGCGAGCTTCACGAATCAAGGCGCGAACGTCGGTTCGAAAACCGTGACGGCAGGTTGTGCTCCGGGCTACTCCGGTTGCACGTCGACCGGCACGACGAATCCGAATTCGGAAACCTATAGCTACCAGCAGACCAACAGCAACGTCACGGCGGGCCATGACATCGTCATTGCGGCGAATCAGGTTAGCAACACCTACGGGAATCTGGTCGCGAAGCACGATGTCGTGATCGGTGGTGCAGGCACGACGGCTGCTGCCACCACGCAGGCGTCGAGCGTAACCAACACGTCGGCCGCGATCGAGGCCGGCAACAACGTCCAGATCAACGCGGCGAATGTGACGAACACGATCGCTGCACCGGCCACGATCCATCAGAACTACGGAACGGGCTCGCCATACTCGGGTTGCGGGCAGAACTGCGAAGCCTATATCGAGGTGCAGTCTGCCAAGCCGGCGACGATCACGGCGAACAACAACTTGTCGATCACGGCTGGCGTGTTCAGCAACACGGGCAGTCTCGTGACGGCTCTGAACAACGCGACGATCAACGCCAGCTCGAGCGCGTCGAGCGACAACCAATACCTGCACGCGTATTGGACCGGTAACCCCGCCGGCATTCGCACGTGGGGTTGCCAAGGTTCGGCCGTGACCTGCCAGAACCTGTACGGCGGGGCGTTCAGTCTCGGCGATGCGCAAGCCGCACCGGGGCTGCCGTCGAACGTCGGGATGTCGGATTTCGTGCCGGCGACGATTCAGGCGGGCAACTCGCTTGCCGTGAACTCGCCGACGTTGACGAACACCGGCAACGTGATCGGGCAGTCGATCGCGCTGACGGGTTCGCAGCTCGTCAACGGGATCACGAATCCGAACGTCTTTACGCCGCCGCCGGTCGTGTCGGGGCAGGTGATCTCGCTTGGGCCGGTGTCGGCTCCGTCCGGCGTAGCGACGACTGTCAACGGGTTCGACCAGGTTGTCGACGCGAGCGGCCAGCCGACGTCGGTGACGGGCACGGCTGGCTTGCCCCCGAACACGCCGATCGGCGCGCGAACCGTCGGCACGCCGGTTGCACCGACCGTCACGCAGGCAAACGCGCCGTTGAGCGCGACCGTCAAGACGATTTCGGGGCAAACCACCACGATCACCTACCTGACGAACAACCCGGCCGCGCAGGTCGTCGACACGGTGTCGTCGGCGTCGTTGATCGCCAATCTGCCGGCGAATCTGCAGCCGGCCAACGTGCCGTTCTACTACGATCCGTACACTGAGAATCAGCAGATCGAGCTGGCTGCGCTGCAGGCCACCGGCAAGAGCAGTTTCTACAGCACGACGAGTGCGACGGACAGTACGAGTCAGGCGTCGATCGCCAATCAGGACAAGGCCGCGCTGTACGGTGCGGCACTCGAGTACGCGAAAGACCACGACATTGCGCTCGGTACGAAGTTGTCCGACGCGCAACTGGCGATGGTCGATCATCCGATGCTCTGGTACGTCGAGCAGTCGGTGCCGGAGCCGGGCTGCTCGACGACGGGTGGCGCGACGTGCCCGACCGTGCAAGCGCTGATGCCTGAAGTGTTGTTGCCGAAGAACTACGCGGTGGTCAATGCCGATGGCGAGATCACCGGCACGAACGTCACGCTGAATTACGCGAACAGCATCCTGAACACGGGCACCGTTACGGCGCAGAACCTGACGGTCAACACGAACTCGCTGACCAACGAACAACGCTCGACGAACATCGGCACGATCTACCAGACCGGTCAGGACGGCGTGCTGTTGCAGACCACGGGCACCGTCGCGCAGCAAGGCGGCTTCATGTCGGCCGCCAACTATCAGCTCAATGCGGATTCGATCGCGCAGATTGGCGGGGCGCTGCAGCAAGTCAATGCCGACGGGAGCGTGAATCAGGCGGCGACGCAGCAGATGCTGTCGAACCTGAAGGCGAAGCTCGGCGGGAATTTTACGCAACAGTCGGTCAGCGACAACCTGCACACGGACGTGGTCGACGGCGATGCGTGGTACGACCAGGTTTTCATGACGGCGGTCATTACGGGCCTCTCGATTATGTCGGGGATTGCAGCGTCGGCTGCGATCGGGGCGATGGCGTCGGCAACGGCGGGGACGACCTTTGCGGCGGCGGTGCCGGCGACCACGTCCACGATAGCGATTGGCACGACGACCGTGACCACGACGACGGCGGCGGCTGTTGGCGCCGGCACAGCGAACCTCGCGTTGTCGGCCGGTTTTGCCGGCATGATGAACAGCACGATGAGCCAGTTGAATTCCGGTGGCTCGTTCAGTGTTGGGCAGATGCTGGAAACAGGTGGTGTGGCGGCGCTGACGGCCGGTTTGACGAATGGCATCACGTTTGACAACGGCGCTCCGGGCTGGTCGTGGAATGCCTCCCAGAACAGTCTCGCGTCACTGGCCGGTGTGCAGTCGGTGGGGAACACGCTTGTACCCCAGGCGGGCGCAGCGACGGGTTCGTTGCCGACGGCAGTCGCTGCAATCGCCGGTGAGTCGGTGCTTCAGGCAACCGTACAGACGGCGATTCAGGGCGGCAGCTTCCTGACGAATCTGCGCAACAGCGCTGTAGCCGACGTTTCGGCTGCAGCCGCTTACTCGATTGGCAATGCGGCGAGTATTCCGGGATCGCCGATCGAGGTCGGAACGCCGGGTTATTGGTTGGCGCACGCTGCCCTTGGCTGTGCTGCCGGCGCGGCGACGGGACAGGGCTGCGGCGGAGGTGCGATTGGCGGGGCGACCAGCGCGCTAGTTTCGCCGTTCCTTGTGGATCAGGCGGGTGGTGCGTCGAATCTGACCGATGGAGAACGCGCGGCGATCACGACAATTGCGATGATCTCGGGCGGCTCAGTGGCAGGGTTGCTGGGTCAGAACGTGCAGGGCGCGATGACGGCGGCTCAGAACGAGGCGCTGAACAACAGCGAGCAGGAGCACACGAGTGAGGCGCAGCGCGAGCAAGACGCACTACGCAAGCAGCAGAGTAAGGAGAAAGCCCAACTCGGAGAAGGCTCGATCGTTGACAGGGGTGATGGCGTCAGTGTCCTCAGCCCTAATCCGATGGCGTTTGGCGGTGCCAAAAATAGTGGGACGGCTGGTGCAGGTTCGGCGCAGAATATCGCGACTGCCGGTCAGTTGGCGAAACAGTTGCAGCTTGAGTCGGCCAATTCGCCGTTCACGGTTAGTGGTACTCTGACGCAAGCAGCTATCGACAGTTCATCACAGATATTTCCTCCCGGCAGCATGGGCAATCCGGCGATACCGGTAGGCGTCGGAAAATATACGACGAGTACGTATCAGAGTCCGGCAGGTGATTTCCAGGTTCACTTCTACATGAATCCGACGACAGGGCAGGTGTATTACGGACTCGACTACAAGGCAATATTCAACAAGATGTCTGGCGTGCCCAAGAAACCATGA
- a CDS encoding filamentous hemagglutinin N-terminal domain-containing protein: protein MMRKAIRRAFALTGAGLSCSVFAAGIVPDGQNSTSVSSSANGRQTVNIAPAIGGVSNNTYSSFNVSKAGADLNNVGINARTIVNQVTSTNPSLIQGNINVLGPRANVILANPNGVTVDGGSFTNTGHVVLSTGQVSFNDLTLAPGVVQRNVVLTTNRGGIAIGPGGLSGTLVNLDLIAKQLSIDGPVTNDFTSSTSGIRAIVGDSTTTYDTSFSPSDNGHDWLIGTTSPGTKSNAMAVDITAAGGLTAGRVQLIVTDQGAGVRSLGKLYANAGDVVVTTSGDIAIADGSVKAEHDVALTTPGSISLQGAQVTAANNVNVQAGNIALSDDATGPTTLSAGNTVNLTSSGAISNTGSLIQAGATASDGTTTGGDVILTAAGDITNRSSANNLGIVFAANGQTKLTAGGNIINDDARILSNNAVSLTAAGDVQNIIDHTGGTNGGQPTAYSDRGGSFLFFTHTTSGFNVDYGAVSNPDQLAYIAAVHGPVTINARNFSNSGGIVQSNDSDVNITAQNAFTNAAVFTGQASYTRSCWIFCHADASSNVTPYGGTIQAGGNIGIKAGAVARNVGGNVFATGDIKVDAPVTYAQGVTGYSAINQHRGFKAFFGSTWAQIIAMDVGGGFTANGSVTLTGDGVIDGGSFSGGKGVTAAGGITTVRAPSRTPVQIDQHLGLTTWWWR, encoded by the coding sequence ATGATGAGGAAAGCGATTCGGCGTGCATTTGCGCTCACTGGAGCAGGGCTCTCTTGCTCTGTTTTTGCCGCCGGTATCGTTCCGGACGGCCAGAACTCGACGTCCGTGTCGTCTAGCGCAAACGGCCGACAGACCGTCAACATCGCTCCTGCGATCGGCGGCGTCTCGAACAACACGTACTCGTCTTTTAACGTCTCGAAGGCCGGCGCCGACCTGAACAACGTCGGCATCAATGCGCGCACGATCGTCAATCAGGTCACGAGCACGAACCCGTCGCTAATTCAGGGGAACATCAATGTGCTCGGCCCTCGCGCGAACGTGATCCTGGCGAACCCGAACGGCGTCACGGTCGACGGCGGCAGCTTCACGAACACTGGACACGTTGTATTGTCGACCGGGCAGGTGAGCTTCAACGATCTCACGCTCGCGCCCGGCGTCGTGCAACGCAACGTAGTTCTCACCACCAACCGCGGCGGAATCGCGATCGGTCCAGGCGGTCTTTCCGGCACGCTGGTCAACCTTGACCTGATAGCGAAGCAATTGAGCATCGACGGCCCGGTGACCAACGATTTCACCAGTTCGACGAGCGGCATCCGTGCGATCGTCGGCGACAGCACGACCACCTACGACACCAGCTTTTCTCCATCCGACAACGGCCACGACTGGCTGATCGGCACGACGTCTCCCGGCACGAAAAGCAATGCAATGGCAGTCGACATCACGGCGGCCGGGGGCCTGACGGCAGGCCGCGTCCAACTGATCGTCACCGACCAGGGTGCGGGCGTCCGCAGCCTCGGCAAGCTTTACGCGAACGCCGGCGACGTCGTGGTCACGACGAGCGGTGATATCGCGATCGCAGATGGATCCGTGAAGGCAGAGCACGACGTCGCGCTCACGACGCCCGGTTCCATATCGTTGCAAGGGGCGCAGGTCACCGCCGCAAACAATGTGAACGTTCAAGCCGGCAATATCGCGCTGTCGGACGACGCCACCGGCCCCACGACCCTGAGCGCGGGCAACACGGTCAACCTGACGAGCAGCGGCGCGATCAGCAACACCGGCAGCCTGATTCAGGCAGGCGCGACGGCGAGCGACGGCACGACAACCGGCGGTGACGTGATCCTGACCGCCGCCGGCGACATCACGAACCGTTCGAGCGCAAACAACCTCGGAATCGTCTTTGCCGCCAACGGCCAGACGAAGCTGACGGCCGGCGGCAACATCATCAACGACGACGCTCGCATCCTGTCGAACAACGCGGTGAGCCTTACCGCGGCCGGCGACGTACAGAACATCATCGACCATACGGGCGGCACGAACGGCGGCCAGCCGACCGCGTATTCCGATCGCGGCGGCAGCTTCCTGTTCTTCACGCACACGACGAGCGGCTTCAACGTCGACTACGGCGCCGTCAGCAATCCCGACCAGCTCGCGTATATCGCCGCGGTTCACGGTCCGGTGACGATCAACGCGCGCAATTTCAGCAATTCGGGCGGCATCGTTCAATCGAACGATAGCGACGTCAACATCACCGCCCAGAACGCCTTCACCAACGCCGCCGTCTTCACGGGCCAGGCGAGCTATACGCGTAGCTGCTGGATCTTCTGCCACGCCGACGCGTCGAGCAACGTGACGCCATACGGCGGCACGATCCAGGCGGGCGGCAACATCGGCATCAAGGCGGGTGCGGTCGCCCGCAACGTCGGCGGCAACGTGTTCGCGACGGGCGACATCAAGGTCGACGCCCCCGTCACGTATGCGCAAGGCGTCACGGGCTATTCGGCGATCAACCAGCACCGCGGCTTCAAGGCATTCTTCGGCAGCACGTGGGCGCAGATCATCGCAATGGACGTCGGTGGCGGCTTCACCGCGAACGGCAGCGTGACGCTGACCGGCGACGGCGTGATCGACGGCGGTTCGTTCAGCGGCGGAAAAGGCGTGACGGCGGCCGGTGGCATCACGACCGTACGCGCGCCGTCGCGCACACCGGTGCAGATCGATCAGCACCTGGGTCTGACCACGTGGTGGTGGCGCTAG